A window from Gemmatimonadales bacterium encodes these proteins:
- a CDS encoding ABC transporter ATP-binding protein, with the protein MTGPGETLIKLEGIKKVFLTDELETHALADIHLGIEKGEFVSISGPSGCGKTTLLSLLGLLDTPTGGKYTLAGHSVESLTPSERARVRNRQIGFIFQAFNLIGDLTVYENVELPLTYRGMPSAERHQRVVAALERVGMAHRMKHYPSQLSGGQQQRVAVARAVAGDPAILLADEPTGNLDSQNGEAVMELLRELHQGGATICMVTHDARYSKWADREIHLFDGKVVEEEELAKA; encoded by the coding sequence ATGACCGGACCTGGTGAGACGCTGATCAAGCTCGAAGGCATCAAGAAGGTGTTTTTGACGGACGAACTCGAGACCCACGCGCTCGCCGATATTCATCTCGGCATCGAGAAGGGTGAGTTCGTGTCGATCTCGGGCCCGTCCGGCTGCGGCAAAACCACGCTGCTGTCGCTCCTGGGCCTGCTCGACACCCCGACCGGGGGCAAGTACACCCTGGCCGGGCACTCGGTGGAAAGCCTGACGCCCTCGGAGCGGGCCCGGGTCCGCAACCGGCAGATCGGCTTCATCTTCCAGGCCTTCAACCTGATCGGCGATCTCACGGTCTACGAGAACGTCGAACTGCCGCTCACCTACCGCGGCATGCCGTCGGCCGAGCGCCATCAGCGCGTCGTGGCAGCGCTCGAGCGGGTCGGGATGGCACATCGGATGAAGCACTACCCTTCGCAGCTGTCGGGTGGTCAGCAGCAGCGCGTCGCGGTCGCCCGCGCCGTAGCCGGCGACCCGGCCATCCTGCTCGCCGATGAGCCGACCGGTAACCTCGACTCGCAGAACGGCGAGGCGGTCATGGAGCTGCTCCGCGAGCTGCACCAGGGCGGGGCCACGATCTGCATGGTGACCCACGACGCCCGCTACTCGAAGTGGGCCGACCGCGAGATTCATCTGTTCGACGGCAAGGTGGTCGAGGAAGAGGAACTGGCCAAGGCGTAG
- a CDS encoding HlyD family efflux transporter periplasmic adaptor subunit encodes MDIVRDKPRDKKRIILGIVGVASVVAVSVALANLKPAAPSVDAGTIYFDSVVQGQMVREVRGPGTLVPEDIRWITAVTAGRIEKIHHLAGVEVEPGTVLMELVNPDVQIQTLNADRQLTDAEAALVQLKTNLENNRLNQASLVAQMRQESADAKRRAEAGAELLKRNLIVPLDQQQAQDRSASLIERLELENQRLAILSNTIADQIKVQEEQVERLRSIAKFQHGLAGSMTVKAGAKGILQEVPFQVGQYALPGATLAKVVPTPIRLKAVLRIPETQARDLAMGQKAMIDTRNGIAPGRIIRIDPASINGTVTVDVIMDGDLPAGSRPDLSVDGVIELERLDNVMHVGRPTVAQANSLGTVFRLVDNKTHAERVQVRFGRTSVSRVEILEGLNPGDVIIMSDMSQWDNVDRVRIK; translated from the coding sequence GTGGATATCGTCCGAGACAAGCCGCGTGACAAGAAGCGGATCATCCTTGGTATCGTCGGCGTCGCCAGCGTCGTGGCCGTTTCGGTGGCCCTGGCGAACCTGAAGCCGGCGGCCCCATCGGTCGACGCTGGCACGATCTATTTCGATTCCGTGGTGCAGGGGCAGATGGTCCGAGAGGTTCGCGGGCCAGGCACCCTCGTACCCGAGGACATTCGCTGGATTACGGCCGTTACCGCAGGTCGGATCGAGAAGATCCATCACCTGGCCGGGGTCGAGGTCGAGCCGGGCACGGTTCTGATGGAGCTGGTCAATCCCGACGTTCAGATTCAGACGCTCAACGCCGACCGGCAACTGACCGATGCCGAGGCGGCGCTGGTGCAGCTCAAGACCAACCTGGAGAACAATCGGCTCAACCAGGCCTCGCTGGTGGCCCAGATGCGCCAGGAGTCTGCCGACGCCAAACGGCGTGCCGAGGCGGGAGCCGAACTGTTGAAACGAAACCTGATCGTGCCGCTGGACCAGCAGCAGGCTCAGGATCGATCGGCATCTCTGATCGAGCGCCTCGAGCTCGAGAACCAGCGTCTGGCGATCCTTTCGAACACGATCGCCGACCAGATCAAGGTGCAGGAGGAGCAGGTCGAGCGCCTCCGGTCGATTGCCAAGTTTCAACATGGGCTCGCCGGCTCGATGACGGTCAAAGCCGGCGCCAAGGGCATCCTCCAGGAGGTGCCGTTCCAGGTCGGCCAGTATGCCCTCCCCGGTGCAACCCTGGCCAAGGTCGTCCCGACCCCCATCCGGCTCAAAGCCGTGCTCCGGATTCCGGAAACCCAGGCCCGCGACCTGGCAATGGGGCAGAAGGCAATGATCGACACACGCAACGGAATCGCCCCGGGAAGGATCATACGTATTGATCCGGCCTCGATTAACGGCACGGTCACGGTCGATGTGATCATGGACGGCGACCTGCCCGCCGGCTCGCGTCCGGACCTGAGCGTCGACGGCGTGATCGAGCTGGAGCGGCTGGACAACGTGATGCACGTCGGGCGCCCGACCGTGGCGCAGGCAAACAGCCTTGGCACCGTGTTCCGCCTGGTCGATAACAAGACCCACGCGGAGCGGGTCCAGGTGCGTTTTGGCCGGACGTCGGTGAGCCGGGTCGAGATCCTGGAGGGTCTCAATCCGGGTGATGTCATCATCATGTCGGACATGTCCCAGTGGGACAACGTCGACCGCGTCCGTATCAAGTAA
- a CDS encoding sigma-54-dependent Fis family transcriptional regulator — MKDGPPVVLLADDQPDVLEALRLLLKAEGFLVQTAHVPEGVMAILERSVVDAALIDLNYTRDTTSGREGLDLLSRIRAHDPTLPVIVMTAWGSVDKAVEAMRVGARDFIEKPWDNARLLTTLRTQIELARALRAATRLEQENRLLRNDGLPELIAESAVMRPILQVMERIAPSDANILITGEHGTGKEVVARWIHAASRRADKPLVIVNAGGLPEGVFESELFGHVKGAFTDAKTDRIGRFEMASGGTLFLDEIANIGMAQQARLLRVLQTGELERVGSSVTRRVDVRVLAATNANLQAEVAAGRFREDLLFRLNTIEIKLPGLRERREDIRALAAHFLSRYGQRYQRPRTGFSDDAMQALLSYDWPGNIRELDHAIERAVLLSQGERIEVWDLGLPRRGERSAGIDEPQSLDDLERDAIKQALARFDGNVSLAAKSLGVSRSALYRRLQRFGLSPS, encoded by the coding sequence ATGAAGGATGGCCCGCCGGTCGTCCTGCTTGCCGACGACCAGCCGGACGTGCTGGAGGCCCTCCGCCTGCTGCTCAAGGCCGAGGGCTTTCTGGTCCAAACGGCGCACGTGCCGGAAGGTGTGATGGCCATCCTCGAGCGGAGTGTCGTCGATGCCGCGCTGATCGATCTCAACTACACTCGCGACACGACGTCCGGCCGCGAAGGACTCGATCTGCTGTCGCGGATCCGCGCCCACGACCCAACCCTGCCCGTCATCGTGATGACCGCCTGGGGCAGCGTCGACAAAGCCGTCGAAGCCATGCGGGTCGGCGCCCGTGACTTCATCGAAAAGCCATGGGACAACGCCCGGTTGCTGACCACCCTGCGAACTCAGATCGAACTCGCTCGCGCCCTGCGGGCGGCCACTCGACTCGAACAGGAGAACCGGCTGCTGCGCAACGACGGGCTGCCGGAACTGATCGCCGAGTCGGCCGTGATGCGTCCGATTCTGCAGGTGATGGAGCGGATCGCGCCGAGCGACGCCAACATCCTGATCACCGGGGAGCATGGCACCGGGAAGGAAGTGGTGGCCCGCTGGATTCACGCGGCCTCCCGTCGCGCCGACAAACCGCTGGTCATCGTCAACGCCGGTGGCTTGCCGGAAGGGGTGTTCGAGAGCGAGCTCTTCGGGCATGTCAAAGGGGCCTTTACCGACGCAAAGACCGATCGAATCGGCCGCTTTGAGATGGCCAGCGGCGGCACCCTCTTTCTGGACGAGATTGCCAACATCGGCATGGCCCAACAAGCCCGCCTGCTGCGCGTGCTGCAGACCGGTGAACTCGAACGGGTCGGCTCCTCCGTCACCCGCAGGGTCGATGTCCGGGTGCTGGCCGCGACCAACGCGAATCTGCAGGCCGAGGTGGCCGCAGGCCGCTTCCGCGAAGATCTGCTGTTCCGGCTCAATACCATCGAGATCAAGCTGCCCGGCTTGCGGGAGCGCCGTGAGGATATCCGGGCCCTGGCCGCCCATTTTCTGAGCCGCTACGGTCAGCGGTACCAGCGGCCGAGAACCGGGTTCTCGGACGACGCAATGCAGGCCCTGCTGAGCTACGATTGGCCAGGCAACATTCGTGAACTCGATCACGCCATCGAGCGCGCGGTCCTTCTCTCGCAGGGCGAGCGGATCGAGGTCTGGGATCTCGGCCTTCCGCGCCGGGGCGAGCGCTCGGCGGGAATCGATGAGCCACAAAGTCTCGACGACCTCGAGCGGGATGCGATCAAGCAGGCCCTGGCCAGGTTCGACGGCAATGTCAGCCTCGCCGCCAAGTCCCTCGGTGTCAGTCGATCGGCGCTCTACCGTCGGTTACAGCGTTTTGGCTTGTCCCCCTCCTGA
- a CDS encoding ABC transporter ATP-binding protein, translated as MIQLANIEKFFQTGPTRTYVLRQVNLDIRAGEFVTVMGPSGAGKSTLLGILGMLDANWSGDFFFLDHAVHTIKPKHRAELNKQYIGFVFQQYHLIDSLTVYENIETPLTYRDYGRAERQAMVADILDRFQIVGKKDLFPSQLSGGQQQLVGVARAVVAKPKLILADEPTGNLHSDQAREIMELFTRLNSEGTTIIQVTHSLENAQYGNRIVQLKDGWVVGEERVR; from the coding sequence ATGATTCAGCTCGCAAATATCGAGAAGTTCTTCCAGACCGGCCCGACCCGGACCTACGTTCTCCGGCAAGTGAACCTGGACATCCGGGCCGGTGAGTTCGTCACCGTGATGGGCCCGTCCGGGGCCGGGAAGTCGACCCTGCTCGGTATCCTGGGCATGCTGGACGCCAACTGGAGCGGCGACTTTTTCTTTCTCGACCATGCCGTCCACACCATCAAGCCAAAGCACCGGGCTGAGCTCAACAAACAGTACATCGGCTTCGTCTTTCAGCAGTACCACCTGATCGACAGCCTGACCGTCTACGAAAACATCGAGACGCCGCTCACCTACCGCGACTACGGTCGCGCCGAGCGCCAGGCCATGGTGGCAGACATCCTCGACCGCTTTCAGATCGTCGGCAAGAAGGATCTCTTCCCAAGCCAGCTCTCGGGCGGCCAGCAGCAGCTCGTCGGCGTGGCCCGCGCCGTCGTCGCCAAGCCCAAGCTGATCCTCGCCGACGAGCCGACTGGTAACCTCCATTCCGACCAGGCGCGCGAGATCATGGAGCTGTTCACGCGGCTCAACAGCGAGGGAACCACGATCATTCAGGTGACCCACTCGCTCGAAAACGCCCAGTACGGCAACCGGATCGTCCAGCTCAAAGACGGTTGGGTCGTCGGCGAGGAACGGGTGCGATGA